In the genome of Sphingomonas naphthae, one region contains:
- a CDS encoding SDR family NAD(P)-dependent oxidoreductase, with translation MAERRFDDRVAVITGGGRGLGRAYALLLASKGAKIVVNDPGVAIAGEGADTSVAAQLVAEIEAAGGQAVANTDSVATPEGGQAIIQSAIDHYGRIDILIHNAGNVRYGSLDTISYEDFRAVVDVHLLGAFHVVRPAFPLMTGAGYGRIILTSSIGGIYGTRNVVNYGMSKAAMIGLNNVVAIEGAEHDVKSNIILPGAVTRMADGLDISQYPPMGPELVAPVVGWLAHESCPVSGEMFSAIGGRVARARIVENEGVFQPSWTIDEVADQVEAIRTAGPQWAFPATTGYIEHLQQSFAIARAGIAAAAAES, from the coding sequence ATGGCGGAACGCAGGTTCGACGATCGCGTCGCGGTCATCACCGGGGGCGGGCGGGGGCTCGGCCGGGCCTATGCGCTGCTGCTGGCGTCGAAGGGCGCGAAGATCGTCGTCAACGATCCGGGCGTGGCGATCGCGGGGGAGGGCGCCGACACGTCGGTCGCCGCGCAACTCGTCGCCGAGATCGAGGCGGCCGGCGGCCAGGCGGTCGCCAACACCGACAGCGTCGCCACGCCGGAGGGCGGGCAGGCGATCATCCAGTCGGCGATCGACCATTATGGCCGGATCGACATCCTGATCCACAACGCCGGCAACGTGCGCTACGGATCGCTCGACACGATCAGCTACGAGGATTTCCGCGCGGTGGTGGATGTCCACCTGCTCGGCGCCTTCCATGTGGTGCGGCCGGCCTTTCCGCTGATGACCGGGGCCGGCTACGGGCGGATCATCCTCACCTCGTCGATCGGCGGCATCTACGGCACGCGCAACGTGGTGAATTACGGCATGTCGAAGGCGGCGATGATCGGCCTCAACAATGTCGTGGCGATCGAGGGCGCCGAGCATGATGTGAAGTCCAACATCATCCTGCCGGGCGCCGTGACGCGCATGGCCGACGGGCTCGACATCTCGCAATATCCGCCCATGGGGCCGGAACTGGTGGCGCCCGTCGTCGGCTGGCTGGCGCACGAAAGCTGCCCCGTGTCGGGCGAGATGTTCTCCGCGATCGGCGGGCGGGTCGCGCGGGCGCGGATCGTGGAGAATGAGGGCGTGTTCCAGCCGAGCTGGACGATCGACGAAGTGGCCGATCAGGTCGAGGCGATCCGCACCGCCGGGCCGCAATGGGCCTTTCCGGCGACCACCGGCTATATCGAGCATCTCCAGCAGAGCTTCGCCATCGCCCGCGCCGGCATCGCGGCGGCAGCGGCGGAAAGCTGA
- a CDS encoding SDR family NAD(P)-dependent oxidoreductase, with product MADALRGKVAVVTGASRGIGRGIALALADEGATVYVTGRTIGDGNPLGGSVGATAAEVDRRGGQGIAVQVDHGDDAQIGALFDRIRADQVRLDILVNNAMAIPPEMTQRIGFWEKPLSNWEIFDIGVRAAFVAAWHAARIMVPQRSGLIVALSGYVGVTYTYDTIFGVAKAATDRMARDLAIELKPHGVASLSLWQGFTYTERAQDNLRTVPGMASQLNSAAGTSVEFPGRVIAALACDPKVIARSGGTFINAELAADYGVTDVDGRTIPSLRAERGAPIWQPV from the coding sequence ATGGCGGATGCTCTGAGAGGCAAGGTGGCGGTCGTCACCGGGGCGAGCCGCGGCATCGGCCGGGGCATCGCCCTGGCGCTCGCCGACGAGGGCGCCACCGTCTACGTCACCGGCCGCACCATCGGTGACGGAAATCCGCTGGGCGGCAGCGTCGGCGCGACGGCAGCCGAGGTGGATCGGCGCGGCGGGCAGGGGATCGCGGTCCAGGTCGATCATGGCGACGACGCGCAGATCGGTGCGTTGTTCGATCGGATACGCGCCGATCAGGTGCGGCTCGACATTCTCGTCAACAACGCCATGGCCATCCCGCCCGAGATGACGCAGCGGATCGGCTTCTGGGAAAAGCCGCTCTCCAATTGGGAGATCTTCGACATTGGCGTGCGCGCGGCATTCGTCGCAGCCTGGCATGCCGCGCGGATCATGGTGCCGCAGCGATCGGGGCTGATCGTCGCGCTGTCGGGCTATGTCGGCGTCACCTATACCTACGATACCATCTTCGGTGTCGCCAAGGCCGCGACCGACCGGATGGCGCGCGATCTGGCGATCGAGTTGAAGCCGCACGGCGTCGCCTCCCTCTCGCTGTGGCAGGGCTTTACCTACACGGAGCGGGCGCAGGATAATCTGCGCACCGTGCCGGGCATGGCATCCCAGCTGAACAGCGCAGCGGGCACGTCGGTCGAATTTCCCGGTCGCGTCATCGCGGCGCTGGCCTGCGATCCGAAGGTCATTGCGCGATCGGGCGGCACCTTCATCAATGCCGAACTGGCCGCCGACTACGGCGTCACCGACGTGGACGGGCGAACCATTCCGTCGCTGCGCGCCGAGCGGGGCGCGCCGATCTGGCAACCGGTCTGA
- a CDS encoding nuclear transport factor 2 family protein — protein MDEALAARMQALLDRQDILDCLTRMSRATDRADRDLFLSAFHADAIIAAGPFVGSPVELFDWASALQEQAHSATFHNILNHHCEIEGDTAHGETYYLYAAANRDQTNILAGGRYLDRFEKRDGQWKLLVRNNLIEWSSIVPALDNPLNALPDIHANGIAARSREDASYLRPLRNVRSRNVPQV, from the coding sequence ATGGACGAGGCCCTCGCCGCGCGGATGCAGGCCCTGCTCGATCGGCAGGACATCCTCGATTGCCTGACCCGCATGAGCCGCGCCACCGACCGCGCCGACCGCGACCTGTTCCTCTCCGCCTTCCACGCGGATGCGATCATCGCGGCGGGGCCGTTCGTCGGCAGCCCGGTAGAGCTGTTCGACTGGGCCTCGGCGTTGCAGGAACAGGCGCACAGCGCGACCTTCCACAACATCCTGAACCACCATTGCGAGATCGAGGGCGATACCGCGCATGGCGAGACCTATTATCTCTACGCCGCCGCCAACCGCGACCAGACCAACATCCTGGCGGGCGGGCGCTACCTCGACCGGTTCGAGAAAAGGGATGGGCAGTGGAAGCTGCTGGTCCGCAACAATCTGATCGAATGGTCGAGCATCGTGCCGGCGCTCGACAATCCGCTCAACGCGCTGCCCGACATCCACGCCAACGGCATCGCCGCGCGCAGCCGGGAGGACGCATCCTATCTGCGTCCCCTGCGCAACGTCCGTTCCCGCAACGTGCCGCAGGTCTAG
- a CDS encoding SDR family NAD(P)-dependent oxidoreductase, with protein sequence MGALDGKVAVVTGASRGIGKGIALVLGEQGATVYVTGRTVEQGSYPLPGTVGETAEEVTRRGGMGISVGLDHADDEAVAALFDRVRAEQGRLDILVNNAFALPEDLTDTSPFWEKPLSNLQMFEVGVRSNYVAAWHAAKIMVPRKSGLIVAISGYTGVAFTYGTLFGTAKSAVDRMARDMAIELQPHHIASLSLWQGLTLTERARHNLANIPHLKDAPATTLTDGSTPEHPGRVIAALAADPDVMARSGGSFITAEVARDYGITDVDGRTIPSLRDKRGSPIWQPIGRA encoded by the coding sequence ATGGGCGCATTGGACGGAAAGGTCGCGGTCGTCACCGGCGCCAGCCGGGGGATCGGCAAGGGCATCGCGCTGGTGCTGGGCGAGCAGGGGGCCACCGTCTACGTCACCGGGCGGACGGTGGAGCAGGGCAGCTACCCGCTGCCCGGCACCGTCGGCGAGACCGCCGAGGAAGTCACCCGGCGCGGCGGCATGGGCATCTCGGTCGGGCTCGACCATGCCGACGATGAGGCGGTGGCCGCGCTGTTCGATCGGGTGCGGGCGGAACAGGGCCGGCTCGACATCCTCGTAAACAACGCCTTCGCGCTGCCCGAGGATCTGACCGACACATCGCCCTTCTGGGAAAAGCCGCTGTCGAACCTCCAGATGTTCGAGGTGGGCGTGCGGTCCAATTATGTCGCGGCGTGGCATGCCGCGAAGATCATGGTGCCGCGGAAATCCGGGCTGATCGTTGCGATCTCGGGCTACACCGGCGTCGCCTTCACCTACGGCACCCTGTTCGGCACGGCCAAGTCGGCGGTCGATCGCATGGCGCGCGACATGGCGATCGAGCTTCAGCCTCATCACATCGCCTCGCTCTCGTTGTGGCAGGGGCTGACCCTGACCGAGCGGGCCAGGCACAATCTCGCCAATATCCCCCACCTCAAGGACGCGCCGGCGACCACGCTGACGGACGGCAGTACGCCCGAACATCCCGGCCGGGTGATCGCCGCGCTGGCCGCCGATCCCGACGTGATGGCGCGATCGGGCGGCAGCTTCATCACCGCCGAGGTGGCGCGGGATTATGGCATCACCGATGTCGACGGGCGGACGATCCCCTCGCTGCGCGACAAGCGCGGGTCGCCGATCTGGCAGCCGATCGGCCGAGCCTGA